The Methanobacterium bryantii DNA segment GTACTTCATGGGAGGTTTATTACAGCACTCCCCAGCTTTAACAGCAATTTGTGCTCCTACCATAAACTCTTACAAACGTTTAGTACCAGGATACGAAGCTCCTGTATACGTAGCTTACGGTCTCAAAAACAGGTCTACACTGGTAAGAATTCCTGCATCCCGTGGAAAAGGTACCCGTGTTGAACTGAGAATGCCTGACCCATCCTGTAACCCATACCTTGCATTTGCTGCAATGTTAGAAGCAGGTTTAGACGGTATGAAAAACAAAGTCGACCCTGGAGAACCAACTGAAATTGATGTATTCGGAAAAAGCATAGAAGAACTCAAAACTCTCGGAATAGATGTTTTACCTTCCAGCCTATGGGAAGCATACCATGCACTTGAAAAAGACGATGTTGTGAGATCCACATTAGGCGACCACATATACACTCAATTTAGAGATATTAAAAAGGCAGAATGGGACGATTACAGAATACAAGTATTCAATTACGAATTAGACAAGTATTTAACTATCTAATTCCCCCTTTCTCATTTTTAATTTTTTTGAAAAGTTTAAATTAGTCAAAAATCAATAGAATTTCAGCACCTAAATAAAAAGCGTTTAGGTTTAATTTTACAATTACAATTTTATATAACTCAAATTTGGTGAAGAAATGCCTGATGAAACTGATCGTAAAATGATAGAAATCCTGAGGATCCTTGCAGATCAAAATAAAGTTCTTGGTGCAAAAACAATTGCAGAAGAACTGAAACGGAAAGGTTATAACCTGGGAGAGCGAGCGGTACGATATCATATGCGTATTTTAGATGAAAAAGGTTTTACAGAACGTATAGGATATGCCGGTAGAGAAATAACTGAAAAAGGATTAAAAGAACTTGAAAAAGGTCTTATTTATGATCAAGTAGATTTTGCTTTTTCTAAATTTGAAGGAATGATATACAAAACTTCTTTAGACCCACAAGAAGGTAAAGGGTCAGTAATTGTAAATACATCCAGTTTTATATACGACCAGAAAGTTGTCGACATAATTAAAGAAGTATTCAGTAAGGGAATTGCAGTAAGCCCCTATGTTAAATTTAACGATAACAGATCCAGTGAAGAAAAAACTTCGGATAATAACGAAATTATGTTAAATACCATTTGTGGTACCACCATAGATGGAATGCTCCTAAATGCAGGAATTCCCGTAATCCCGCAATATGGAGGCCTTGTAAAAGTAGAAAATTATGTTCCTAAACGTTTTACCGAATTGATATCTTATAAAGAAACATCCATGACTCCTATTGAAGCATTTACTGCAAAAGAAATAACATCAGTATTAGATATAGCCAGAGAAGGAACTGGATTACTTCCTGCAAATTTCAGGATAATCCCTGCAGTTGCAAGAGATAATGCCGTTAACCTTTTTAAACAATTCCAGAAAATAGGAATATCTGGACTTTTAAAAATAGGTAAAAACGGAGAACCTGTTCTCGGAGTTCCCGTAGAAGATGATATGGTTGGTATTGCAATAACTGGAGGAATAGCTCCACTTTGTGCTGCAAAAGAAGCAGGCTGTTCTGTTAACATCAAATTAGCCGAAAACATAATGGAATTTGGAGATATGGAAAAGTTAGTTCCTTCAAAACCTGCATTAAAAACCAGCAACTCTGAAACTGGAGAAAAAGTTAAATTTTTACTTTCAAAGGCATGGAACCTCATATACAACGTGGACTTTGACATCGAAACACAAAAAGGCGACGTAATTGTAAATGTATCCTATGTAACTAACGATGACCTTGATGATGCACTTGAAATAATAAACCGTGTATTCCAGACTAAGCCGGAGTACTGTACAAGTAAATTTTATAAAATAATTCCCCATGCAGACGGCGACAGAACTGGAATTGCCACAGTATGCAGCTTTACCATTGACGGCATACTGGTTAAAAACGATATACTTGTAACTCCAAAATACAGCGGAATTCTTGAGATAGAAGAAAAAGGTCCGAGGTTTACAGAACTTACATCATACAGTGGATCATCCCTTGATCCCCATGAAGTTTATATTTCAAAGGGAATGACATCAGTTTTAGATTCATTAGAAGGAACTGGAAGGATACTTGCAAGTTTAAGGGAAATCCCATACATGGCAAGGTCCAGTGCAATAGATATTTTAGATAAGGTACAGGAAACCGGATTTTCAATCCTTAAAATAGGAAACCCAAGTGAACTTCTTTATAACGCCAAGGTAGAAAGATATCACGTGGGTATAGCAGCTCCAGGTGGCCTGAATCCAATTGCAGCATTAAACGAAGAGGATATACCGGTTAATGTAAAAGCTGTGGAAACCATGATGAACCTATCTGATATGGAAGAGTTTTAGATCTTCCAAAAGCTTTATTTATTTTACTGCTGATTCTTATATAAGGTGTAATCAAATGCTTATCGATGAAATCATATACAAACCAATCGGAACTATACACTCCCCATTCAAAAATCTAGAAGGTATGCCTATACAACCAATAGGTGCAAGAGGCGTTGAAGGAGAGATACAGCTAGACGAAAAATATGAAGAAGGACTTAAGGATCTTGAAGGATTCTCACACATAATTTTAATCTACCACCTCCACCTTTCAAAAGGATATTCACTACAGGTAAAACCATT contains these protein-coding regions:
- a CDS encoding DUF128 domain-containing protein; the encoded protein is MPDETDRKMIEILRILADQNKVLGAKTIAEELKRKGYNLGERAVRYHMRILDEKGFTERIGYAGREITEKGLKELEKGLIYDQVDFAFSKFEGMIYKTSLDPQEGKGSVIVNTSSFIYDQKVVDIIKEVFSKGIAVSPYVKFNDNRSSEEKTSDNNEIMLNTICGTTIDGMLLNAGIPVIPQYGGLVKVENYVPKRFTELISYKETSMTPIEAFTAKEITSVLDIAREGTGLLPANFRIIPAVARDNAVNLFKQFQKIGISGLLKIGKNGEPVLGVPVEDDMVGIAITGGIAPLCAAKEAGCSVNIKLAENIMEFGDMEKLVPSKPALKTSNSETGEKVKFLLSKAWNLIYNVDFDIETQKGDVIVNVSYVTNDDLDDALEIINRVFQTKPEYCTSKFYKIIPHADGDRTGIATVCSFTIDGILVKNDILVTPKYSGILEIEEKGPRFTELTSYSGSSLDPHEVYISKGMTSVLDSLEGTGRILASLREIPYMARSSAIDILDKVQETGFSILKIGNPSELLYNAKVERYHVGIAAPGGLNPIAALNEEDIPVNVKAVETMMNLSDMEEF